The Deinococcus sp. KNUC1210 nucleotide sequence CGACACTTCCGGCAACGTGGCGGTGCTGACGCTGCCGGTGCGCGTGGATACCGTGAAGCCCGGCGTGAAGGTGACCAAGCTGGAGCGCGACGGGCAGACGCTGCGAGTCACGGGGGTGGCAACCGACGATCAGAAGGTGGCGCAGGTCATCGTGGACGGCAGCCGCCTGAACATCACGCCGGGCACACGGGTCGAGTTCTATGCCGAAACGACCGGCCAGTTTGCCGAGATCGAGGTGCGTGACGCTGCCGGAAACACCTTCAAGACGCGGGCCCGCTGAGCAGGGCAGACGGTGAGATCGGCCCGACTGTGTGGTTCCCGGCTGCTCTAGCCTGACGCATGGCCCGCTCTGTCCTGCCGCTCTCGACGCAGCATTCCGCCCCGCCGCAGTTGCCCGAGGTGGCCCGCCGCCTGCGTGAACGCTACCTGCCGCACGCCCCCGCCCCGCAGATCAGCCGGGAGCCGCTGGACGGGCTGATCGAAACGATCCTGTCGCAGCAGAACGTGGGGGTCATCACCCGGCGGCAGTTCGCGGGTCTGAAGGCGGTCTACGGCACCTGGGAAGACGCGCTCCAGGACGGTCCGGACGGGATCGAGGCGGCGCTGCGGGCGGCAGGCGGCGGACTGGCCCGCAGCAAGGCCGATTACATCTGGAATCTGCTGCACCGCCTTCAGGAACAGCGCGGAGACCTGAGCCTGCGTGACCTGCGCGCACAGAGCGATGAAGAGGTCAGGACGCTGCTGGAGAGTCTGCCGGGCGTCGGGCCGAAAACG carries:
- the nth gene encoding endonuclease III, giving the protein MARSVLPLSTQHSAPPQLPEVARRLRERYLPHAPAPQISREPLDGLIETILSQQNVGVITRRQFAGLKAVYGTWEDALQDGPDGIEAALRAAGGGLARSKADYIWNLLHRLQEQRGDLSLRDLRAQSDEEVRTLLESLPGVGPKTASCVLLFNLARPAMPVDTHIERIARRLELVPFKWNAVKIERWFGEVLPPTWAERYTFHVSMIRHGQQVCRSQRPLCASCLLNDVCPSAGVFLHGAEKEA